In Electrophorus electricus isolate fEleEle1 chromosome 1, fEleEle1.pri, whole genome shotgun sequence, a single window of DNA contains:
- the rbbp6 gene encoding E3 ubiquitin-protein ligase RBBP6 isoform X1, which produces MSCVHYKFSSKLNYDTVTFDGLHITLSDLKRQIMGREKLKAADCDLQITNAQTKEEYTDDGALIPKNSSVIIRRIPIGGVKASTTKTFVIDRSEPAVGSSKAIDDSPSISLAQLSKTANLAEANASEEDKIRAMMSQSNHDYDPINYAKKVAGPPPPNYTCFRCGKNGHYIRNCPTNGQDKSFEAPQRIKKSTGIPRSFMVEVDDPSIKGAMLTNTGTYAIPTIDAEAYAIGKKEKPPFLPQEHSSSSEEDDPVPDELLCLICKDLMTDAVVIPCCGNSYCDDCIRTSLLESEEHVCPTCNQSEVSPDALIANKFLRQAVNNFRNETGYTKRMRKAAAAAAAAAAQSASPAASLQPRPPRHAQPPRPAQPLRPPNSRQQDPLLANVPRPAAAHTPPQSLSAAAPPPSVSLQGSSTPPSGSSSSASPSGSTSSLAGSTSAPAAASYGVALSLQQQASKQEEPPMPKEPDVSAPSAVVASEAPLPTPLIPKGYHVPVIGQPHALPHPTPRAGPRPSGPRPAAARPAWEPSPNRGRAPSERPLRAQLPLVQPPPVAPPVYVPPLFPPPQHTMPQPPGVVPQQYPLQYPPGQQPPPPYTVPPPGYPPAPANVPAPWVPPGTQPSLPNPIPSMTSAPFLSKEEFYRQQRRLKEDPHCRFVTREKSKLEEFTNDFAKELLEYRKIQKERRRSYSRSKSPYRGSSYSGSSCSYSRSRSRSRSPRSYSRSLTRSRSRSRSRSRSRSRSYSPYSRRGRGRSRSYRSRSRTPPYHRSRTRSPSYRGRDGAGVSSGIYRSRSRSPVYRGHSPGKKLPPGSQLEADRKYPGRYREIPPYDAKAYYGRAVDQSDPYERERYREWEREYREWYEKYFKNYDAPQGSQVRGRGPGGRDPYSPERFAPPRPRDNSPYNRGRRDEYPPHTQAHGVPPRGRPLTYQEKCAEKYGHLHLNNAGAARGVSRESLKPTKEREPSASAAADSKGLKHKKHRRKRKGEDGDMFSHSDSMDEAKKDERKGDSVLMNSSRDDATPVRDEPMDSAAVPYKSTSDKEKKEKAKSKTEKVKRKTESGTQKKDVPGKSCKPAKEKEVETAREKVASTEPAIKRIKEEPTQKMDAAKPQPCEKLMLPRKLMQPRPVKHHQEQKPVKDELKVKKEPVKELVKTEKPLPKDGKPKLEKPVKMEEKAVSKASETKVEKRKRKDEKPFAKDLEPPPNKSPRVETVEMVKGSPKPKPKAEGEKPVERERPAIPSLMDIKPEPVRKIKLNREIGKRITSTERVVEVEEPIPGIPGKSRLDPKPKTKARRRVNAPDGTESMLVDYTSTSSTGGSPIKRHEEKQDLKKTVVKTLEEYTNDSSTPAEDEIVLIQVPRSKWEKEDYESEEDDSKAITSSGSGGLATVSSAPAVDNAASKSSDKESTRVEKPIYAAKDGQAEVKPAKELPQSELEKDGERERDRGRERERSTSDRESSDKRKAANANHDRDRVQERGSDHGSERSSSSQSSRDRPGDRSAPASRKPPGREHSTSLPDRKLDHRSSAREHSDSRQRDSKPRDPLRRKESPPPPSRCKEREVHTDMARVPAISQESKRAEHSPPGNRRALSQAAPELKRASEDHRIDRPVQGTRHPDGRPIKDTERTGHKVLPRTVSPEPRADTERGAVHPDREHPKVKPPSVRSTRLSSDLTRETDEAAFVPDYSESESEASEPDSKAELRERGRDSSVSPAHSQSASPSGSHAHSSSPSSPGSQDSKKRKKEKKDKKEKKKHKKHKKHKKHKKHLSNESESEPKGQKHKHKKKKSKKSKDKEKEERDKEREERAKEEPKEKVPV; this is translated from the exons ACCGCCAACCTGGCAGAAGCAAACGCGTCGGAGGAAGACAAGATCAGAGCAATGATGTCTCAGTCCAATCATGACTATGATCCAATTAA TTACGCAAAGAAAGTTGCGGGACCGCCTCCTCCAAACTACACTTGCTTTCGATGTGGGAAAAATGGGCACTACATTAGAAACTGCCCCACCAATGGG CAGGACAAAAGTTTCGAAGCCCCTCAGCGGATTAAAAAGAGTACTGGGATTCCTCGGAGCTTTATGGTGGAGGTGGACGATCCGAGCATCAAAGGCGCCATGCTGACCAACACTGGAACATACGCTATTCCCACCATCGATGc GGAGGCCTATGCAATCGGGAAGAAGGAAAAGCCCCCGTTCCTGCCGCAGGAGCACTCCTCTTCCTCGGAGGAAGATGACCCTGTGCCTGATGAACTGCTCTGCCTGATCTGTAAGGACCTCATGACGGACGCCGTGGTCATCCCCTGCTGCGGGAACAGCTACTGCGATGACT GTATTCGGACGAGTCTGCTGGAGTCAGAGGAGCACGTCTGTCCAACTTGTAATCAGTCTGAAGTTTCCCCTGATGCTTTGATTGCCAATAAATTCTTGCGCCAG GCCGTGAACAACTTCAGGAACGAGACCGGTTACACCAAGCGGATGCGTAAAGCGGCGGcagccgccgccgccgccgccgctcAGTCTGCCAGTCCCGCCGCCTCGTTGCAGCCCCGCCCGCCGCGCCACGCCCAGCCGCCACGCCCCGCCCAGCCCCTCAGGCCCCCTAACTCCCGGCAGCAGGACCCGCTCTTGGCTAACGTTCCGCGGCCTGCTGCggcccacaccccaccccagaGCCTCTCGGCAgctgccccgcccccttctgtgtctctccaggGCTCCAGCACACCCCCCTCTGGCAGCAGCTCCAGCGCGTCCCCGTCTGGCAGTACTTCCTCTCTTGCCGGGAGCACCAGTGCTCCGGCGGCTGCTAGCTACGGTGTGGCACTGTCCCTCCAGCAGCAGGCCAGCAAACAGGAAGAGCCACCTATGCCCAA AGAGCCAGACGTCTCGGCACCATCAGCTGTAGTTGCCTCAGAGGCTCCACTGCCAACCCCACTTATTCCAAAG GGGTACCATGTTCCTGTGATTGGTCAGCCACACGCTCTCCCTCACCCTACTCCCAGAGCAG GACCCAGACCTAGTGGACCTAGACCGGCTGCAGCCCGACCTGCGTGGGAGCC GTCCCCAAACAGAGGCAGGGCCCCCAGTGAAAGACCCCTAAGAGCTCAGCTTCCACTTGTCCAGCCTCCACCTGTAGCTCCGCCTGTATACGTGCCCCCCCTCTTTCCTCCTCCGCAGCACACCAtgccacagccccctggggtgGTGCCGCAGCAGTACCCTCTGCAGTATCCCCCAGGAcaacaaccccctcccccttacACCGTACCCCCTCCTGGGTACCCCCCGGCCCCGGCCAACGTCCCGGCTCCATGGGTACCCCCGGGTACGCAGCCCTCCCTGCCCAACCCCATCCCCTCCATGACATCTGCACCCTTCCTGTCCAAGGAGGAGTTCTACAGGCAGCAGCGTCGACTGAAGGAAGA TCCCCACTGTCGATTCGTTACCAGGGAGAAGTCTAAGCTTGAGGAATTTACCAACGACTTTGCCAAAGAGTTACTGGAGTATAGAAAGATCCAGAAGGAGAGAAGACGATCCTATTCTAG GTCCAAATCTCCATACCGTGGTTCTTCCTACAGCGGCTCATCCTGCTCCTATTCCAGGTCCCGCTCCCGCTCCCGTTCCCCGCGGTCCTACTCGCGGTCTCTTACTCGCTCTCGCTCCAGGTCGCGCTCGCGCTCGCGGTCACGGTCCCGCTCTTACTCGCCGTACTCCCGCCGGGGCCGCGGGCGCAGCCGCAGCTACCGCTCCAGATCACGCACGCCCCCCTACCATCGCTCCCGCACCCGTTCTCCCTCATACAGGGGGCGGGATGGGGCCGGGGTGAGCAGCGGCATCTACCGCTCTCGCTCCAGATCGCCTGTCTACAGGGGCCACAGCCCCGGCAAGAAGCTCCCACCGGGCTCGCAGCTGGAGGCAGACCGCAAGTACCCGGGGAGGTACAGGGAGATTCCTCCTTACGATGCAAAGGCGTACTACGGCCGAGCGGTGGATCAAAGCGACCCCTACGAGAGGGAACGGTACCGCGAGTGGGAAAGGGAGTACAGAGAATGGTATGAAAAGTACTTCAAGAACTACGACGCCCCACAGGGCAGTCAGGTCAGAGGTCGTGGCCCAGGAGGTAGAGATCCATACTCCCCCGAGCGGTTTGCTCCGCCCAGACCCAGGGACAACTCCCCCTACAACCGGGGGCGCCGGGACGAATACCCGCCCCACACCCAGGCTCACGGGGTGCCCCCAAGAGGCCGTCCGTTGACGTACCAGGAGAAGTGTGCAGAGAAGTATGGTCACCTCCATCTGAACAATGCAGGCGCCGCCCGGGGTGTGAGCAGAGAGTCCCTGAAACCCACCAAAGAACGGGAGCCCAGTGCAAGTGCAGCGGCAGACTCCAAAGGCTTGAAGCACAAGAAAcacaggagaaagaggaagggcGAGGATGGCGACATGTTCAGCCACTCCGACTCCATGGACGAGGCAAAGAAGGATGAGCGCAAGGGCGACTCTGTGCTGATGAACTCGAGCCGCGATGATGCCACTCCGGTCAGAGATGAGCCGATGGACAGCGCGGCAGTGCCGTACAAGAGCACTTCagacaaggagaaaaaagagaaggcCAAAAGCAAAACGGAAAAAGTCAAGCGCAAAACCGAAAGTGGCACGCAAAAGAAAGACGTGCCGGGAAAGAGTTGTAAGCCTGCAAAAGAAAAGGAAGTGGAGACGGCACGAGAGAAAGTGGCTTCTACTGAACCAGCCATTAAGAGAATCAAAGAAGAGCCGACTCAGAAGATGGACGCAGCCAAACCACAGCCATGTGAGAAACTCATGCTGCCCCGAAAGCTAATGCAGCCTAGACCCGTCAAACACCACCAAGAGCAGAAGCCTGTCAAAGACGAGCTGAAAGTTAAGAAGGAACCAGTCAAAGAGTTGGTGAAAACAGAAAAGCCTCTACCGAAAGATGGGAAGCCCAAGCTGGAGAAGCCGGTCAAAATGGAGGAGAAAGCCGTTAGCAAAGCCAGTGAGACGAAGGTGGAGAAAAGGAAACGCAAAGATGAAAAGCCATTTGCGAAGGACCTGGAACCTCCTCCGAATAAATCCCCAAGGGTGGAAACTGTCGAAATGGTCAAAGGCTCCCCGAAACCCAAACCTAAGGCTGAAGGTGAGAAGCCTGTCGAGCGAGAGAGACCGGCGATACCGTCTCTGATGGACATAAAGCCCGAGCCTGTGAGAAAGATCAAGCTCAACCGTGAGATTGGGAAGAGGATCACCAGCACTGAGCGGGTTGTGGAAGTTGAGGAGCCCATTCCTGGTATTCCTGGGAAGAGTAGACTTGACCCAAAGCCCAAGACTAAGGCCCGGCGGAGGGTGAATGCGCCAGATGGAACAGAGTCCATGTTGGTTGATTACACCAG CACCAGTTCTACAGGTGGCAGTCCTATTAAGAGGCACGAGGAGAAACAGGACTTGAAGAAAACTGTGGTGAAGACCCTGGAGGAGTACACCAATGACAGCTCTACGCCTGCTGAGGATGAAATTGTCTTGATTCAGGTGCCCCGTTCCAAGTGGGAGAAGGAGGACTACGAATCTGAGGAGGACGATTCCAAGGCCATCACCTCTTCTGGAAGTGGCGGTCTGGCTACTGTGAGCTCCGCTCCTGCTGTGGATAACGCTGCTTCGAAATCTAGTGACAAAGAGTCTACCCGTGTGGAGAAACCCATCTACGCTGCTAAAGATGGTCAAGCTGAGGTCAAACCTGCCAAGGAGCTGCCGCAGAGCGAATTGGAGAAAGATGGTGAGCGGGAAAGAGACAGGGGCAGGGAAAGGGAACGCAGCACCTCCGATCGGGAGTCCTCAGACAAAAGGAAAGCCGCAAATGCAAATCACGACCGGGATCGTGTGCAGGAGAGAGGCAGCGACCATGGCAGCGAGAGGAGCTCCTCCTCTCAGTCCTCCAGAGACAGGCCAGGGGATCGCTCTGCACCTGCGTCCAGGAAGCCACCTGGTCGGGAGCACAGCACCAGCCTCCCTGACAGAAAACTGGATCATCGAAGCAGTGCAAGAGAGCACTCAGACTCccgacagagagacagcaagccTAGAGACCCACTCAGGAGGAAGGAATCGCCACCTCCGCCCTCTAGGTGTAAGGAGCGGGAAGTGCACACGGACATGGCGAGAGTTCCTGCAATTTCCCAGGAGTCAAAAAGGGCTGAACACAGTCCTCCTGGGAACCGGAGAGCTTTATCTCAGGCTGCCCCGGAGCTTAAAAGGGCTTCGGAGGACCACAGAATTGATCGACCTGTACAGGGCACCAGGCACCCTGACGGTCGTCCCATAAAAGATACTGAGCGCACTGGGCACAAAGTTTTGCCAAGGACAGTGTCCCCAGAGCCCCGGGCTGACACCGAAAGAGGGGCCGTTCACCCGGACAGAGAGCACCCAAAAGTCAAGCCCCCATCTGTGCGTTCGACGCGGCTGTCCTCAGACCTCACGAGGGAGACGGATGAGGCAGCGTTCGTTCCAGACTACAGCGAAAGCGAAAGTGAGGCCTCCGAACCTGACAGCAAAGCAGAACTTAGGGAAAGGGGGCGTGACAGTAGCGTAAGCCCAGCCCACAGCCAGAGTGCCAGCCCCTCAGGTAGCCATGCCCACAGCAGCTCTCCCAGCTCTCCAGGAAGCCAGGACagcaagaagagaaagaaagaaaagaaggacaagaaagaaaagaaaaagcacaagaaacacaagaaacacaaaaaacacaagaagcaTTTGAGTAATGAATCTGAGTCAGAGCCCAAAGGACAGAAACACAAGcataagaaaaagaaatctaaaAAGAGTAAAGAtaaggagaaggaagagagagacaaggaaagagaggagagggccAAAGAGGAACCAAAAGAGAAGGTTCCTGTTTGA
- the rbbp6 gene encoding E3 ubiquitin-protein ligase RBBP6 isoform X2: MSCVHYKFSSKLNYDTVTFDGLHITLSDLKRQIMGREKLKAADCDLQITNAQTKEEYTDDGALIPKNSSVIIRRIPIGGVKASTTKTFVIDRSEPAVGSSKAIDDSPSISLAQLSKTANLAEANASEEDKIRAMMSQSNHDYDPINYAKKVAGPPPPNYTCFRCGKNGHYIRNCPTNGQDKSFEAPQRIKKSTGIPRSFMVEVDDPSIKGAMLTNTGTYAIPTIDAEAYAIGKKEKPPFLPQEHSSSSEEDDPVPDELLCLICKDLMTDAVVIPCCGNSYCDDCIRTSLLESEEHVCPTCNQSEVSPDALIANKFLRQAVNNFRNETGYTKRMRKAAAAAAAAAAQSASPAASLQPRPPRHAQPPRPAQPLRPPNSRQQDPLLANVPRPAAAHTPPQSLSAAAPPPSVSLQGSSTPPSGSSSSASPSGSTSSLAGSTSAPAAASYGVALSLQQQASKQEEPPMPKEPDVSAPSAVVASEAPLPTPLIPKGYHVPVIGQPHALPHPTPRAGPRPSGPRPAAARPAWEPSPNRGRAPSERPLRAQLPLVQPPPVAPPVYVPPLFPPPQHTMPQPPGVVPQQYPLQYPPGQQPPPPYTVPPPGYPPAPANVPAPWVPPGTQPSLPNPIPSMTSAPFLSKEEFYRQQRRLKEEEKSKLEEFTNDFAKELLEYRKIQKERRRSYSRSKSPYRGSSYSGSSCSYSRSRSRSRSPRSYSRSLTRSRSRSRSRSRSRSRSYSPYSRRGRGRSRSYRSRSRTPPYHRSRTRSPSYRGRDGAGVSSGIYRSRSRSPVYRGHSPGKKLPPGSQLEADRKYPGRYREIPPYDAKAYYGRAVDQSDPYERERYREWEREYREWYEKYFKNYDAPQGSQVRGRGPGGRDPYSPERFAPPRPRDNSPYNRGRRDEYPPHTQAHGVPPRGRPLTYQEKCAEKYGHLHLNNAGAARGVSRESLKPTKEREPSASAAADSKGLKHKKHRRKRKGEDGDMFSHSDSMDEAKKDERKGDSVLMNSSRDDATPVRDEPMDSAAVPYKSTSDKEKKEKAKSKTEKVKRKTESGTQKKDVPGKSCKPAKEKEVETAREKVASTEPAIKRIKEEPTQKMDAAKPQPCEKLMLPRKLMQPRPVKHHQEQKPVKDELKVKKEPVKELVKTEKPLPKDGKPKLEKPVKMEEKAVSKASETKVEKRKRKDEKPFAKDLEPPPNKSPRVETVEMVKGSPKPKPKAEGEKPVERERPAIPSLMDIKPEPVRKIKLNREIGKRITSTERVVEVEEPIPGIPGKSRLDPKPKTKARRRVNAPDGTESMLVDYTSTSSTGGSPIKRHEEKQDLKKTVVKTLEEYTNDSSTPAEDEIVLIQVPRSKWEKEDYESEEDDSKAITSSGSGGLATVSSAPAVDNAASKSSDKESTRVEKPIYAAKDGQAEVKPAKELPQSELEKDGERERDRGRERERSTSDRESSDKRKAANANHDRDRVQERGSDHGSERSSSSQSSRDRPGDRSAPASRKPPGREHSTSLPDRKLDHRSSAREHSDSRQRDSKPRDPLRRKESPPPPSRCKEREVHTDMARVPAISQESKRAEHSPPGNRRALSQAAPELKRASEDHRIDRPVQGTRHPDGRPIKDTERTGHKVLPRTVSPEPRADTERGAVHPDREHPKVKPPSVRSTRLSSDLTRETDEAAFVPDYSESESEASEPDSKAELRERGRDSSVSPAHSQSASPSGSHAHSSSPSSPGSQDSKKRKKEKKDKKEKKKHKKHKKHKKHKKHLSNESESEPKGQKHKHKKKKSKKSKDKEKEERDKEREERAKEEPKEKVPV, translated from the exons ACCGCCAACCTGGCAGAAGCAAACGCGTCGGAGGAAGACAAGATCAGAGCAATGATGTCTCAGTCCAATCATGACTATGATCCAATTAA TTACGCAAAGAAAGTTGCGGGACCGCCTCCTCCAAACTACACTTGCTTTCGATGTGGGAAAAATGGGCACTACATTAGAAACTGCCCCACCAATGGG CAGGACAAAAGTTTCGAAGCCCCTCAGCGGATTAAAAAGAGTACTGGGATTCCTCGGAGCTTTATGGTGGAGGTGGACGATCCGAGCATCAAAGGCGCCATGCTGACCAACACTGGAACATACGCTATTCCCACCATCGATGc GGAGGCCTATGCAATCGGGAAGAAGGAAAAGCCCCCGTTCCTGCCGCAGGAGCACTCCTCTTCCTCGGAGGAAGATGACCCTGTGCCTGATGAACTGCTCTGCCTGATCTGTAAGGACCTCATGACGGACGCCGTGGTCATCCCCTGCTGCGGGAACAGCTACTGCGATGACT GTATTCGGACGAGTCTGCTGGAGTCAGAGGAGCACGTCTGTCCAACTTGTAATCAGTCTGAAGTTTCCCCTGATGCTTTGATTGCCAATAAATTCTTGCGCCAG GCCGTGAACAACTTCAGGAACGAGACCGGTTACACCAAGCGGATGCGTAAAGCGGCGGcagccgccgccgccgccgccgctcAGTCTGCCAGTCCCGCCGCCTCGTTGCAGCCCCGCCCGCCGCGCCACGCCCAGCCGCCACGCCCCGCCCAGCCCCTCAGGCCCCCTAACTCCCGGCAGCAGGACCCGCTCTTGGCTAACGTTCCGCGGCCTGCTGCggcccacaccccaccccagaGCCTCTCGGCAgctgccccgcccccttctgtgtctctccaggGCTCCAGCACACCCCCCTCTGGCAGCAGCTCCAGCGCGTCCCCGTCTGGCAGTACTTCCTCTCTTGCCGGGAGCACCAGTGCTCCGGCGGCTGCTAGCTACGGTGTGGCACTGTCCCTCCAGCAGCAGGCCAGCAAACAGGAAGAGCCACCTATGCCCAA AGAGCCAGACGTCTCGGCACCATCAGCTGTAGTTGCCTCAGAGGCTCCACTGCCAACCCCACTTATTCCAAAG GGGTACCATGTTCCTGTGATTGGTCAGCCACACGCTCTCCCTCACCCTACTCCCAGAGCAG GACCCAGACCTAGTGGACCTAGACCGGCTGCAGCCCGACCTGCGTGGGAGCC GTCCCCAAACAGAGGCAGGGCCCCCAGTGAAAGACCCCTAAGAGCTCAGCTTCCACTTGTCCAGCCTCCACCTGTAGCTCCGCCTGTATACGTGCCCCCCCTCTTTCCTCCTCCGCAGCACACCAtgccacagccccctggggtgGTGCCGCAGCAGTACCCTCTGCAGTATCCCCCAGGAcaacaaccccctcccccttacACCGTACCCCCTCCTGGGTACCCCCCGGCCCCGGCCAACGTCCCGGCTCCATGGGTACCCCCGGGTACGCAGCCCTCCCTGCCCAACCCCATCCCCTCCATGACATCTGCACCCTTCCTGTCCAAGGAGGAGTTCTACAGGCAGCAGCGTCGACTGAAGGAAGA GGAGAAGTCTAAGCTTGAGGAATTTACCAACGACTTTGCCAAAGAGTTACTGGAGTATAGAAAGATCCAGAAGGAGAGAAGACGATCCTATTCTAG GTCCAAATCTCCATACCGTGGTTCTTCCTACAGCGGCTCATCCTGCTCCTATTCCAGGTCCCGCTCCCGCTCCCGTTCCCCGCGGTCCTACTCGCGGTCTCTTACTCGCTCTCGCTCCAGGTCGCGCTCGCGCTCGCGGTCACGGTCCCGCTCTTACTCGCCGTACTCCCGCCGGGGCCGCGGGCGCAGCCGCAGCTACCGCTCCAGATCACGCACGCCCCCCTACCATCGCTCCCGCACCCGTTCTCCCTCATACAGGGGGCGGGATGGGGCCGGGGTGAGCAGCGGCATCTACCGCTCTCGCTCCAGATCGCCTGTCTACAGGGGCCACAGCCCCGGCAAGAAGCTCCCACCGGGCTCGCAGCTGGAGGCAGACCGCAAGTACCCGGGGAGGTACAGGGAGATTCCTCCTTACGATGCAAAGGCGTACTACGGCCGAGCGGTGGATCAAAGCGACCCCTACGAGAGGGAACGGTACCGCGAGTGGGAAAGGGAGTACAGAGAATGGTATGAAAAGTACTTCAAGAACTACGACGCCCCACAGGGCAGTCAGGTCAGAGGTCGTGGCCCAGGAGGTAGAGATCCATACTCCCCCGAGCGGTTTGCTCCGCCCAGACCCAGGGACAACTCCCCCTACAACCGGGGGCGCCGGGACGAATACCCGCCCCACACCCAGGCTCACGGGGTGCCCCCAAGAGGCCGTCCGTTGACGTACCAGGAGAAGTGTGCAGAGAAGTATGGTCACCTCCATCTGAACAATGCAGGCGCCGCCCGGGGTGTGAGCAGAGAGTCCCTGAAACCCACCAAAGAACGGGAGCCCAGTGCAAGTGCAGCGGCAGACTCCAAAGGCTTGAAGCACAAGAAAcacaggagaaagaggaagggcGAGGATGGCGACATGTTCAGCCACTCCGACTCCATGGACGAGGCAAAGAAGGATGAGCGCAAGGGCGACTCTGTGCTGATGAACTCGAGCCGCGATGATGCCACTCCGGTCAGAGATGAGCCGATGGACAGCGCGGCAGTGCCGTACAAGAGCACTTCagacaaggagaaaaaagagaaggcCAAAAGCAAAACGGAAAAAGTCAAGCGCAAAACCGAAAGTGGCACGCAAAAGAAAGACGTGCCGGGAAAGAGTTGTAAGCCTGCAAAAGAAAAGGAAGTGGAGACGGCACGAGAGAAAGTGGCTTCTACTGAACCAGCCATTAAGAGAATCAAAGAAGAGCCGACTCAGAAGATGGACGCAGCCAAACCACAGCCATGTGAGAAACTCATGCTGCCCCGAAAGCTAATGCAGCCTAGACCCGTCAAACACCACCAAGAGCAGAAGCCTGTCAAAGACGAGCTGAAAGTTAAGAAGGAACCAGTCAAAGAGTTGGTGAAAACAGAAAAGCCTCTACCGAAAGATGGGAAGCCCAAGCTGGAGAAGCCGGTCAAAATGGAGGAGAAAGCCGTTAGCAAAGCCAGTGAGACGAAGGTGGAGAAAAGGAAACGCAAAGATGAAAAGCCATTTGCGAAGGACCTGGAACCTCCTCCGAATAAATCCCCAAGGGTGGAAACTGTCGAAATGGTCAAAGGCTCCCCGAAACCCAAACCTAAGGCTGAAGGTGAGAAGCCTGTCGAGCGAGAGAGACCGGCGATACCGTCTCTGATGGACATAAAGCCCGAGCCTGTGAGAAAGATCAAGCTCAACCGTGAGATTGGGAAGAGGATCACCAGCACTGAGCGGGTTGTGGAAGTTGAGGAGCCCATTCCTGGTATTCCTGGGAAGAGTAGACTTGACCCAAAGCCCAAGACTAAGGCCCGGCGGAGGGTGAATGCGCCAGATGGAACAGAGTCCATGTTGGTTGATTACACCAG CACCAGTTCTACAGGTGGCAGTCCTATTAAGAGGCACGAGGAGAAACAGGACTTGAAGAAAACTGTGGTGAAGACCCTGGAGGAGTACACCAATGACAGCTCTACGCCTGCTGAGGATGAAATTGTCTTGATTCAGGTGCCCCGTTCCAAGTGGGAGAAGGAGGACTACGAATCTGAGGAGGACGATTCCAAGGCCATCACCTCTTCTGGAAGTGGCGGTCTGGCTACTGTGAGCTCCGCTCCTGCTGTGGATAACGCTGCTTCGAAATCTAGTGACAAAGAGTCTACCCGTGTGGAGAAACCCATCTACGCTGCTAAAGATGGTCAAGCTGAGGTCAAACCTGCCAAGGAGCTGCCGCAGAGCGAATTGGAGAAAGATGGTGAGCGGGAAAGAGACAGGGGCAGGGAAAGGGAACGCAGCACCTCCGATCGGGAGTCCTCAGACAAAAGGAAAGCCGCAAATGCAAATCACGACCGGGATCGTGTGCAGGAGAGAGGCAGCGACCATGGCAGCGAGAGGAGCTCCTCCTCTCAGTCCTCCAGAGACAGGCCAGGGGATCGCTCTGCACCTGCGTCCAGGAAGCCACCTGGTCGGGAGCACAGCACCAGCCTCCCTGACAGAAAACTGGATCATCGAAGCAGTGCAAGAGAGCACTCAGACTCccgacagagagacagcaagccTAGAGACCCACTCAGGAGGAAGGAATCGCCACCTCCGCCCTCTAGGTGTAAGGAGCGGGAAGTGCACACGGACATGGCGAGAGTTCCTGCAATTTCCCAGGAGTCAAAAAGGGCTGAACACAGTCCTCCTGGGAACCGGAGAGCTTTATCTCAGGCTGCCCCGGAGCTTAAAAGGGCTTCGGAGGACCACAGAATTGATCGACCTGTACAGGGCACCAGGCACCCTGACGGTCGTCCCATAAAAGATACTGAGCGCACTGGGCACAAAGTTTTGCCAAGGACAGTGTCCCCAGAGCCCCGGGCTGACACCGAAAGAGGGGCCGTTCACCCGGACAGAGAGCACCCAAAAGTCAAGCCCCCATCTGTGCGTTCGACGCGGCTGTCCTCAGACCTCACGAGGGAGACGGATGAGGCAGCGTTCGTTCCAGACTACAGCGAAAGCGAAAGTGAGGCCTCCGAACCTGACAGCAAAGCAGAACTTAGGGAAAGGGGGCGTGACAGTAGCGTAAGCCCAGCCCACAGCCAGAGTGCCAGCCCCTCAGGTAGCCATGCCCACAGCAGCTCTCCCAGCTCTCCAGGAAGCCAGGACagcaagaagagaaagaaagaaaagaaggacaagaaagaaaagaaaaagcacaagaaacacaagaaacacaaaaaacacaagaagcaTTTGAGTAATGAATCTGAGTCAGAGCCCAAAGGACAGAAACACAAGcataagaaaaagaaatctaaaAAGAGTAAAGAtaaggagaaggaagagagagacaaggaaagagaggagagggccAAAGAGGAACCAAAAGAGAAGGTTCCTGTTTGA